In Salarias fasciatus chromosome 4, fSalaFa1.1, whole genome shotgun sequence, the DNA window CAGGTGCGTtccagcccccaccccccaggcggccccgcccccaccgtCCCAACTGACCCGGTCTGTGCTCAGGTTCGTGCAgggcgcggcggcggaggcgcCGTACGCCTTCTACCACTGGAACCACATCGACGTCTTCAACTACTTCAGCCACCAGCTGGTCACCGTCCCCCCGGCCGTCTGGACCAGCGCCGCCCACCGCCACGGCGTCCTGGTGCTGGGTGAGGACCGGCAGCTTCCGCTGtctctgtgactgtgtgtgtgcgtgtgtgtgtgtgtgtgtgtgtgtgtgcgtgtgtgtgcatgtgtgtgtgtgtgtgtgtgtgtgtgtgtgtgtgtgtgtgtgtgtccaggtgcgCCTGTGAAGCGTCTGTAAACGGGTCTGTAAATCTCAGAGGACCTGTGCTGAGGTTGAAATGAAGATCCATTCATGTGTTTGTGAAACATCTGGCGGCGCCGCTGCATGAGAGGCAGCATGTGGAACCGAGACGTTGCGGTTCTCTCTGGACCAGCGTGCACTTCTGCTTCCTGACCGGCACTCGGGTCGCTGAGAGTGAGTCCCGGAGAGTTTGTTGGATCAGCAGATTAGCTTCCTGCTGTGCTCCGCCGTCAGGGACGTTCATCACGGAGTGGACGGACGGCGCGGCGCTGTGTGAGGCCTTCCTGAAGGACGAGGAGTCGTACCGCGCCGTCGCCGACAAGCTGGTGCAGATCAGCCACTGGTACCGCTTCGACGGCTGGCTGGTCAACATCGAGAACGTCCTGAGTGTGAGTACAGCCCCCGGCGGCgggccgcccgccgcccgccgctcacCTCTGCGCTGTCCGCTGCTCGCAGGCCGCGGCGGTGAGGAACGCACCGCTGTTCCTGCGCTACCTGACCGACCAGATGCACGAGAGGGTGGGCGGCAGCCTGGTGCTGTGGTACGACAGCGTGATCCACGACGGACAGCTGAAGTGGCAGAACGAGCTCAACCAGTATAACAGGTCAGCCCTCAGGTGCACTTCCACCGCCCTCCACCAGGGGCTGCAGTGAGAACAGCACAGGAAcaaagagtgaaaacacacgAGCACGTTTTTCCTACGGAACAGTCCAATCTGAAGACGCCAGCGGGTCCTGACTGAGGCTCCGGGTGTGCTGGGGTCTCGTTGGTCCTGCTGCCCCTGACCTCTTCTCTGCGCCTCAGGGGCTGGTTAACATCTCCCTCCCTGTCCTGCTGTAGCTAGGTTTACACCTGCACGACTTTCTGCCACGATGTTGTCATGGCAAGGTgagccaatctggagtcacgaaccggcaggctccgcactgttcacgaccagttcacgaatagttcacggacagttcatgaatgcgcccgtcagtgttGCGAACTGGCACGatgcattcacgcatagtttgcacATAGTTTACgtgcttcccgcattggcacgcCGTGGTTGCGCAATTCGTCTTGGGCTGTTCGTGAACTATTCGTTGCAgtgcgtgccagtcgtggcatGATGCCACTGGCAGCATCCTCCCACATTGTCCCGACGagttcacgaggcgttcacggacagttggcgcatagttcacggcccgttCGCGGTGTTTGTCGTGACCAagattttgaacattttaaaattctcGTCctgacatggcacgcagtcacgacgggtttGCGCACACGTCACGCCACTTTATGagtagtttgcgactcgattcgcgccaatgtgtgccacagaatcgttcaagtgtaaacctggcttgtGGTCCATGTGTCCCTCCAGAATGTTCTTTGACGCCTGTGACGGCATCTTCACCAACTACAACTGGACGGAGCAGAACCTGGAGTGGATGGAGGCGTACGGCGGCCTGCAGCGGCGCCAGGCCGACGTCTACGTGGGCGTGGACGTGTTCGGCCGAGGGAAGGTGGTGGGAGGCATGTTCGAGACAAACAAGGTGCGTGTGCGTTTGcacgtgtgcatgcgtgtgtgtgtgtgtgtgtgtgtgtgtctgtgtgtgtgttcttgtatttctatccttgtcggggccaaatgtccccacaaggatagcaaaacgtggaacgacgtgccttgtgggacctttttctggtcctaagtaggagaaacagtgttttcttgaccatgttgttgttactgaaaaaagtaaaagtgcaaaaacatttctttagggttaggctttgttgtggtgtgggttagggttagggtaagggtcagggttaggggctagacatgaatgggagtcaatggacggtccccacaaggatagaaatacaagactgcgtgtgtgtgtgtgtgtgtgtgtgtgtgtgtgtgtgtgtgtgtgtgtgtgtccctgacAGTGTGGTCCCTGCAGGCTCTGGAGCTCATTCGGAAGCATAACTTCTCCACAGCCATCTTCGCTCCGGGCTGGGTGTACGAGGCCCACAGCGACAAGACGCAGTTCCGCAAGAACCAGGACAGGTGAGGGGGGGCAGGAGTctgggggggcagcaggagtctgggggggctgcaggagtctggggggcagcaggagtctgggggggcagcaggagtctgggggggctgcaggagtctggggggcagcaggagtctggggggcagcaggagtctgggggggcagcaggagtctggggggggctgcaggagtcTGGGGGAGCTGCAGGAGTCTGGGGGAGCTGCAGGAGTCTGGGGGGGCAACAGGAGTCTGGAGAGGCAGCAGGAGTctgggggggcagcaggagtctggagaggcagcaggagtctgggggggcagcaggagtctggggggggcagcaggagtctgggggggcagcaggagtctgggggggctgcaggagtctgggggggcagcaggagtctggggggctgcaggagtcTGGAAAGGCAGCAGGAGTctgggggggcagcaggagtctgggggggcagcaggagtctgggggggctgcaggagtctggagaggcagcaggagtctgggggggcagcaggagtctggggggggcagcaggagtctggggggggctgcaggagtcTGGAGAGGCAGCAGGAGTCTTGGGGGGCATCAGGAGTctgggggggcagcaggagtctgggggctgcaggagtctggagaggcagcaggagtctggggggctgcaggagtctgggggctgcaggagtctggggggctgcaggagtctgggggggcagcaggagtctgggggggctgcaggagtctggagaggcagcaggagtctgggggggcagcaggagtctggggggctgcaggagtctgggggctgcaggagtctgggggggctgcaggagtctgggggggctgcaggagtctgggggggggggggcagcaggtctgtgtgtgacGTGGTTCCGGTGGTCTTCAGGTTCTGGGACCTGCTCTCCCCCTACCTGCCCCTCCACCGGCCAGCCTCGCCTCTGcccttcctgtcctccttcTGCCAGGGCTTCGGGAAGGCGGTCTACTCCAGAGGACAGGTACTGTCtgtctcacactcacacctggacaggtgaggacagggacacctggacaggtctccatacatcacaggacagacacagagacagtttCATTCACCCATTGAGGCAGTTGAGGGTCTCCAGTCCgcctcccagcatgccttggGACTGTGTGAATGTCAGTATTGATAAATCTTCCTTCATCCGTCCCGCATGCTGTCAGAGCGCCGTGTGACATCATCTGCAGAGGCTGTAGATCACCGTACAGTTGGTctaatgcgtgtgtgtgtgtgtgtgtgtgtgtgtctgtgtctgtgtgtgtgtgtgtgtgtgtgtgtgtgtgtgtgtgtgtgtgtgtgtgtgtgtctgtgtgtgtgtgtgtgtgtgtgtgtctgtgtctgtgtgtgtgtgtgtgtgtgtgcagcctgaaGCGGCCACCAGCTGGTTCAACCTGGCGGCGCAGGAGCAGCAGCCGCTGTACTACCGGGCGGCGGTGGCGGGCGGCGGCTGgctgagcagcagcggctgTCCGGAGGACGCCTGGAACGGCGGCagctcgctgctgctggagggactgcttcctgCGGCGCACGGCGCCCCGCTGTGTGCCAGGTGTGTGCTCCGTCGCACCTCCGCCCGGCCACCGCTCCGCCCCCTGCTCGCgcttccctctgtgtgtgtgtgtgtgtgtgtccctcaggATCTTGTCCCTCCACGTCCCTCTGGCGTCCACAACCTTAGTCACCCTGGTCTTCAAGGCGTCTGCGGGGATCTCCGTGTCTCTGGAGCTTCAGACCACGGACGCCAGTCGCTGCACCCACATCAGCGTCCAGGAAGTCCCACGTGAGGCCGTTCTCTAGGACCTAATGAGGAACCCGGTCCTCAGCCGGGCTCCTGTAGAACCCTGCTCAGAACAGAACGTTTAATCCACCCTCATCCAGCGAAACCCAGCGAGAGGCCGTCTTCAGGACTTCCTGGGTGTAGGCTCATGTCATCATGTcacaaagcatgatgggattgaTCCCCTGACAGTGTGATTTCTCAGGGACAAGCTGTTCACTCAGATCCAGAAGGGACCATGTGAACTGAGCCTAGTGTCAAGTGGcaggggtcaaagttcacatGTCAAGAAcaaggtgcgtgtgtgtgtgtgtgtgtgtgtgcgtgtgtgtgtgtgtgtgtgtagtctctCAGGTGTCGCCTGCAGTGCTGGACGATGGCCACCAGGTGGTGCAGCAGCTGTCTCAGCTGTGTGGCAGCTGGAACACATCTGGCTGGACTCTCAGGTCAGGCGCTGAGACAGCTGGGGGGGTGGTGAGGCGGAGGGGGTTGACTCTGCTCTCTTCTGCTCTCTTCGGCGTGACGCTGCCAGATGTTCGCAGCTGGAGGTCCGCGGCTGCGTGCtgagggaggtgtgtgtgaaaatcAGCCGAGACGGCGAGCCTGGAGACCTGCCTTTCAGCTGCCGGGTGGGAGAGCTGATGGTGAGAGCGGGGGGGCGGCGCCGCGGACCCGGGTCCAGGACACAGCGCTCtaaaccctgtgtgtgtgtgtgtgtgtgtgtgtgtgtgtgtcaggtgctGGATGCGGCCGGCCTGCAGCCGCCCCCTGACCGGGTTCAGGGAGTGTGTATTGACGAGGTGGTGTGGCTGCGTGGCGTGGGGTCCTcccctgactccgcccactcctgcctgctcctgaacgccacCCTGCGCTGGGACTACCCGCTCCGGGCGGTGCGTCACTTCAGGGTGCACTGGAGGCGGCTGCGGGGCCCGgacccccggacccccccggGCCGGCTGGCCCCGGTGGGCCGGGCCTACTCCACCCTGTTCAGGGTGACGGAGCTGGCGGTCCCGGAGCCCCcggggctgctggagctggtggtgcAGCCGGTGGTCCGGGAGGGCTTCCTGGTCCCGGAGAGCCAGTGGGGCAGGAGGAGCCTGAGCTACACTGACGCCGCCGTCCAGTGAGGCCAGCTGAACGCGGGACCCGGTCTGCttctggggggcggggctgccTGCCGCAGGCCTCCCCCCACTGGACTCACTCGCTGTGAGGGCGGAGCCAGGACCGAGGACACGCCCACTAACACACTTCATGCCAATCAAAGACAAGAGCACCAGCAGCTCAGTGGAGCACATTGGCTCCGGGGCCACCAGAGTCCAGGACCACGACAGACCCTCAGaccaccaggtccaggaccacgACAGACCCTCAGACCACCAGAGTCCAGGAACACAACAGACCCTCAGaccaccaggtccaggaccacgacagaccctcagaccaccaggtccaggaccacgACAGACCCTCAGACCACCAGAGTCCAGGACCACGACAGACCCTCAGaccaccaggtccaggaccacgACAGACCCTCAGACCACCAGAGTCCAGGAACACAACAGACCCTCAGACCACCAGAGTCCAGGACCACAACAGACCCTCAGaccaccaggtccaggaccacgACAGACCCTCAGACCACCAGGTCCAGGAACACAACAGACCCTCAGACCACCAGAGTCCAGGACCACAACAGACCCTCAGaccaccaggtccaggaccacgacagaccctcagaccaccaggtccaggaccacgACAGACCCTCAGACCACCAGGTCCAGGAAGCTGCTGGCCATATTCAGCCTGAATGAATCATTTCTTGACCTTCTCTGAAGAACTCGACTCTCTCTGAATCCAGACTCATGAAGTAGCTCTGCTGGACGTCACAAATCTGTAAACGACAAACATCTGCACGTCGTCAACATGCTGCACACAGTCTGCTGCAGTCGTTTTCACgttcatttattgatttaataAAAGCTGAAGGTCAGTTTTGTGGAGTAACGTCATGAAGTTACTCTGATTTATCTCTGTATCTCTATCTCTGGTTCATCTGAAAGGAAGTGATCCGTCCTTAGTCTGACTGTCCTTCTGTCTTCATCTCATCTTTTTACTTCAGAACCAAGGCTGGAGGGGAACCACCTCACTGCCACAGCGGCTGTTCACTCTTTCCTTGGGTTAGATATGGGGGGTCATTAGATTTAGACATGGGGGGGTCATTAAGTTTAGACATGGGGGGTTATCATTAGGCGGacccaccacccaccgagggaaccgtaggggccgggtgcagtgtggattgggtagcagctgacggcagggtgcccggcgacccgatccctgGACAGAGAccggctctagggacatggactgtcacctcgttggggggggggagcccggctaggtaccggctagatatagtcgggctcacctccacacagccggggctctggaacccTCCCCTGGAGAAGGGCTGTGTTCACTGCTCTGGCGTtgccgcggtgagaggcggcgggctggacTGGGtctgcttatagccccacagctcagcgccaGGTGCTGGAGTtctccccagtgaaccagagggtctggtccctggtcctccgggtcggggacaggtgcctcactgtggtctcggcttacgggctgAACAGCAGTCAGAGTACCCAGCCttcctggagtccctgggaggggtgctggacagtgcgccgactggggactccatggttctactgggggacttcaacgctcacgtgggcagcgacagtgagacctggaggggggtggtTGGGATGCACGTCCTCCTTGATATGAACCTGAGTGGTGTTCTGCTATTGGAcgtctgtgctagtcacagtttgtccataacgaacaccatgttcgagcagaggatacaagcggctgaaatgatcttcctccgtaggggggctggactcccttagagacagggggaggagctgggagtagagccgctactcctccacatccagaggagcagtgagTAGGCTcagcatctggttaggatgcctcctggacgcctccctggggaggtgttctgggcatgtcccaccgggaggagaccccggggaagacccaagacactctggagagactatgtctctgggctggcctgggaacgccttgggatcctcccagaggagctggaggaagagtctggggacaggaagtctgggcatctctgctgagactgctgcccccaagacccggccccggataagcggttgaagatggatggatggatggatggatggatggaggatggatggacgcATGGGGTCTCATTAGGTTTAGGCATGGAGGGTATCATTGGGCCCTCTGGTTAGGATTAGGGAAATGAACAGGTGTCGCACATGGTTCTCAGCCATGGGGGGGTCCGGTATTGAGGTCTGGGGTCAGGTTGTGTCAGGTTCATCAAAGCCCAGTTTCAGTCCAGGAATGAGACTCCAGGCTAGGAACCACTTCTCCATATCAGACACACTGACTGTTAGATCTTGCTGTGTGATGTACATGGAGGGAACACAGTTCGTTTGAAGCACAGAACACTGAAAAGCCTCCAAGCGTTAGTTTGAAAGAGACTCTGAGACGGTCATGAGGCAGCTCCTCTGATCAGGCTGTTCAAGTCTAACTGTTATCAAGTGTCTTCTGCACAGTGCCTTGAGTTTATGGCCAACCTGAATGTGGAAGACATGTCTAAACTGTGGTGAAGAACTCCAGCTGAAGCACTTTTCACTCTCAACCTGTGTTTTATATCTCAATCTGCAGGGAccctctgctgggtctgggaaTCTGAAGGTGAAGCTCCTCTCTTTTTCCTACACCTCTGTTTCAGGTCTTTTTGCAATGtgcccctgtgggacaaataaaggactttaaATTCAGTTCCTCTCACATCACTGACACTGACACAGCCGGTAGAAATGAAGACACGTCTTTATTGGACGAAATTTACAAACCTGCTCTTACAATCAAAGAAAAGAGACATTGGCATTTGGTTTGTGTGCAGAATGAAGGATTGCTGTGATCGTGGGTGATTGTCAGAGTGGAGTTTGCAGTTTCAAACCTGCTGTGTGATCATCTTCAGCATCTGCAGAGCCATGGGGCCCTGGTCCGCCGGGATCTGAGAGAGACACAGGACAGAGTTCAGCTTTCCACAAACCTCAAGACAGCCTTCAGGCTCACGTTGTTTTGTTGCAGGGTTGAATGTATTTGTGATCAGTTGAGCGGGTGAAGATGACGGGTGTGTTGCTGACTGAGCTGCTTGAGGCTCAGCAGGCCTCCTGACAGGACACGTCCCTCCAGACAGTAAAGGACGTCCTGCAGATTCCTGACTGCCTTGGTTTTGTATTGAAGGTCGTGTCTGAGTGACAGTAAGGGAGACCTGTGTCGACATCAGCTGATTCTCAGGTTGGACCGCAGCACAGTGATGAAGACATGACCGGGAcatggtggagcagcaggacggcGCTGCCGGCTCGTCCCAGCAGCAGCGTGGTGAAGCACGGCGGTGGTAGCATCATGCTGCAGTGCTGCTTCAGACCAGTGTGGGTCGTTCTCATCACTACACATCAAGTCTGAAGCATTATATTTTAGAATGGAGTTTGAAATGTGTCCACAAGTCTACACAGATCCTGGTTTCCAGCGGTCCCCCCTGGACGAGACGCAGACCTCGTCCCTGGACTGCAGGATGAAGCTCGGCCTCACATTCATTCACTTTTTATTCAGATCATATTTTGTATAAAATAAATTAAGGGCTAAAATATaattcataaacacacaaacaaggacATTTTCAATGGAAGGCTTTGGTTTATGTGATGAGGATGGATTAGAGCAGGAGTTCAGACCGGTTCcagtcctgaaaccagcagcaTGTTAGAATCCTCTGAAGCTTGTCCCTGAACCTCCTCCCTGAAACATGTTTGTTCCACAAACTCAACAGAAGATTTTCTGCTTGATTTGAGAGGAAAAGAGTTTCTGTGCAGAAGCTCAGTGTGTTCAGACTGAATGCTGACCCcacagctgaggctgaggccAAAGGCTTCAGCCGAAGGGAGggatgaaactgaagctgaagccGCTCTGCTCTCACCTCATCCCTGATCAGGTCTTTGTCTTCTGAGGACGGTCGTCATGGAGACGGAGTTACATTCCTCAGTCGGTACATGAGAACTCCCGGGGCCGGATTAGTAATCCCAGGGGCCCCTGGGCACGGAGGCTCACAGGGGCCGCTCCAAACTGTTCCCACCAGGTAGGGAGCATGGACCTGTCCACAATGATTTGCTATCCTGAAGCATTCAAAGTTCCCTTCTCTGGAACTCAGGAGCCAAGCCCGCACCATGATCCCTCCTCACTTGGCACAATGCGGTCTGAAAGGTACCGTTCCCCTGGAAACCTCCAAACCCAGACTCGTCCATCAGATTGCCAGATGGAAAAGCGTGATTCATCCCTCCAGAGAACGTCTCCACTGTTCTATAGTCCGGTGGCGGCGGGCGTTACACCTCTGCATCCTGTACTTGGTGATGTGTGGCTTGGACTCCATGAAGCTCTCTGCGTTCTGGACCTGGGCTCATCTGAAGGCCACATGAAGTTTGGAACTCTGTGCTGAAGGTCGGCGACCTCTTTGCACTCTGCGTATGAGTGTGGAATactcaggaggaggaaatgTCACCACTGGATTGGCTGAACAGGTGGCGTCCTATAGCAGCTCCACGCTGGATCACTGAGCTCCTGACAGCGGCCCAAAAACAGTCTGCATGTCGAGGTGCTTGACCTGATACACCTGTGGCCAGGTCAGGTGATCTGAGCACCTGATCCTGATCGTTTGGATAGGTGAGCAAATACTTTCGGTCATATAATGTATATACAAGCATTTCTTGTGCAATGTCGTTCATTCGCTTTCCCACAGTGACTAAGCACAAAAGACTTCCTTCTTCTAATGTGCATAAAGTTGCTGCAAAAAACATTactgccagcagagggcgcctcTGAGCCTGAGGGCCCTGGCCCTGATGATCATATGGTGGATCCGGGCCAGAGAACGCCAGAACCCGGCCTGTCTTTCCTCGACCTTCTGGTGGGTGTAGTGTTGTAGCGTTGTGTCTGCTGGGTGTAGTGTGGGCGTAGCGCTCTCTCACCATGTGGCCGGCTTTCAGGATCCAGTAGAAAGCGAAGTTTTTGTAGGTCTTGTAGAAAGCTCCAGTCACGCCCGGGGAGGCGGGGTCGTCCAGCGCCGTCCACCGCAGCTGGTTAAAGGCAGGAAGTCCGTCCCACTTCAGCCGCTTGACCCACAGCTCCTGACCTGTGGAGCGGGCGGAGCAGCCGTCACGTCACAGAGCTCAGCCAGGCgatggtggaggacagaggagcgTCTCACTGACCCAGGGTGTCCACGATCAGGTCCAGCTGTCCGTTGTAGACCGTCACGTTGACGCCGGCGGCCAGCAGCCGGTCCACCACGTCCACCACCGGCCTCATGAAGTCCCCCGACATGCTGCTGAACACCTGCTCCGCCTGGCCTGCACACAGCACCAAGCCTCAGGACGGGGTCGGCCCGGGGGGCGGCCCGGGGGTTGCAGAGGTCACATGAAGGACAAACCTCCCCAGGTGACGTTCTGAGGGACGATACCCAGCTTCTTCCTGATTGGTCCATTCATGAGCTCACTCAGAGACTGTCTGTACAGGGGTCGGAGGTGACGACGGgtctgcagagctggaggaggaggaggaggaggaggaggaggaggaagaggaggaggaagaggagggggaggaggaggaggaggaagaggaggaggaagaggaggaggaggaggaggaagaggaggaagaggaggggggaggaggagggggaggaggaggaggaggaagaggaggaggaggaagaggaggaggaagaggaggggggaggaggagggggaggaggaggaggaggaagaggaggagtagTCATCAGACACCTTCTTCACTGTGatggagctcagcagcaggaggagagtcTCACAGATAAAGTCGTCGTCTGGAGAAGAGAGTCTGTCGTCAGGCTGCTGGGTCAGGATGTTGTAGAAGTTCACTCCGTTAGTGTTCTAGAGGAGAACAAAGAGAAACCTTCACTCTGCATTTCCACATTTGAAGAAACTCAACATCCTTATTAAAATCCCCGGAACGTTCTGTGGGTTTAATGAAGTCTCCAGACGAAGACTCTGTGGACTGATGAAACAGATCCACTGATCCAGAACCAGACGACACCAATCAGCTTGTCAGACTAGAAGTTTGTCTTAAAGACATGAAAACCTGGATAGTCGTAGTTTCCTCCT includes these proteins:
- the engase gene encoding cytosolic endo-beta-N-acetylglucosaminidase, with product MASITDGQEPELSREDSREPSRSESCMDQPVDSSVLEVVHYGPSPLPVKHYDADTTEPISGGIRTMEELLAWRRGEASAFNVAPVPRAPREPPLDRVQHRTLVSHDMMGGYLDDRFVQGAAAEAPYAFYHWNHIDVFNYFSHQLVTVPPAVWTSAAHRHGVLVLGTFITEWTDGAALCEAFLKDEESYRAVADKLVQISHWYRFDGWLVNIENVLSAAAVRNAPLFLRYLTDQMHERVGGSLVLWYDSVIHDGQLKWQNELNQYNRMFFDACDGIFTNYNWTEQNLEWMEAYGGLQRRQADVYVGVDVFGRGKVVGGMFETNKALELIRKHNFSTAIFAPGWVYEAHSDKTQFRKNQDRFWDLLSPYLPLHRPASPLPFLSSFCQGFGKAVYSRGQPEAATSWFNLAAQEQQPLYYRAAVAGGGWLSSSGCPEDAWNGGSSLLLEGLLPAAHGAPLCARILSLHVPLASTTLVTLVFKASAGISVSLELQTTDASRCTHISVQEVPLSQVSPAVLDDGHQVVQQLSQLCGSWNTSGWTLRCSQLEVRGCVLREVCVKISRDGEPGDLPFSCRVGELMVLDAAGLQPPPDRVQGVCIDEVVWLRGVGSSPDSAHSCLLLNATLRWDYPLRAVRHFRVHWRRLRGPDPRTPPGRLAPVGRAYSTLFRVTELAVPEPPGLLELVVQPVVREGFLVPESQWGRRSLSYTDAAVQ